Below is a genomic region from Spartinivicinus marinus.
GAATGAGAAAGAGTGGCGATGAATAGTTGATAAACACTATACTTATTAGTATCCATGTTTTCACAGCATTAGTTTGTTGTAAGAGGGTGCAGCATGGCTACCCAACAAAAAAATCTTGTTAAAATTCAACATGTTGTAATGAGATTTGACCATATTGATATATACTTAATTGATGGAACACATATATACGCTCCTTTAGACTGTTTTCCCCATTTACCTAATGAAAATATACATGACAGAGCGAAATGGGAGGCAATGCGTTGGTGGGTATGGCAGCACCTGGCACATTTACGACATAATAAGCCTAAGCTTCCTAAACTCTAGTGGAAATCATTGATTTCAGATTAAATATTTTAGTAAGTAAAACTATTACAATACAATGCTAATTTGATGTTTTGCTATCAGAGCTTACAATAGCTTTGTTTCTTCCAGAATTCTTTGCTTCATATAGAGCTGTGTCTGCACGACGATATAATGAGTCGCAATTTTCACCTTGTTGTAACGAAGCAACTCCCAAAGAAATGGTTCGGCTGATTTGGTTTTGGTTATCAATTGTAACTTTTATCTTACTGACCGCTTCTCTAATACGTTCTGCCGTTTGTATTGCATGTTCTTCAGTACAAAAAGGCAGTAACACGGCAAACTCTTCGCCACCTACACGAGCAACTACTTCACTACTTCTTAGATTCTTTTGTGCCGTTTCAGATATAGCAATTAAGACTTTATCGCCAGCTGGATGCCCATAATGATCATTTACCTGTTTGAAGTGGTCAATGTCATAGATGATCAAGGATAGAGGGATCTGGTGTCGTTTAGAGGAGTTCGTTTCTTCAACAAGACGATTCTGGAAATAACGCACATTATAAAGGCCAGTTAAATGGTCTCTAATTGCCAGTTCATCTGATAAACTTTCGTTATGCCCAACATACCAGCCAAAACATGCGAAGGCAATTGTAGTACCCACCAACATATATAAATAAACACCTGTATATTCAACCAGTTCAGTCCAGATGTCAATATTTTGAAGATAGCGAATTAAAAGCCAACCTAAAGGAGCACCTGTAGCTAACACAGCCCCTTGAAATGCTCTAAAAAAAGGCTTACTCAGATGTTTGAACATGACAATAATGTGTCTTTACTCTTTATGAAAAGTATAACAATTGTTTTAAATTTATGTTGGATATGGATGGATATTTTATAAGATGAAAGGATAAAGCTGAAAATGTAATGAATCATCAGGTGGTTATAGTAAATCTCTTTTAGTATCGCAGAATATAATCACTTCATCTATAACACCCTCACAATAGGTGTCATTTTTGTTAATCTTAATACAGTGTTGTTGCTTCCAATCAGCTGCTTGTATGAAGTCACTTGCGGGTGGAATATTTTGGCAAAAATCTACATCATATTTGGCTATAGCTAGGCATTCACTTAAAAAAAAACGGTTGTGCAAAGTACATTCTATAGACTCGCAGTTAACTATCATTTCATTAACCTTATCTAAGCAAGCAAAGGAATCGGCTTCTTTGGCAAACTCACCAGCCTTATTCATAATTTCTTGAGTATCTGCTATAAACTGTTCTCCATGCTGACTCCACCAGTAGTAACCAAAGCTTGCTACAGCAATAGTTATTAATATAAGAATACCTATAATGATTAGTAGTACTTTCACTTTACTGCTCAGAAATTTTTGGTAGACTATTTTGTTAATCTAGCATCAAATAATAAAAATGATAGTTTTAGTGAATACCCTTCGCAAATGATGTTTATGTGTGTTACTAAAACATGCTGCATAATAACCTGAGTTAATCATTCTACACGCAAGATATTACAAACATTATCAACTTCAATCTTATTGATATAAGCTAGCGTCAAAAAAACAATCGTTTAAGCTATACCCATCGCGAATCATTTTTAGGTTTTGTTATCGTCGTTCCTCACTCCAATCACCTATTAATATAGACTCATGGGGATTCGTCACTTGATGGCCTCACCTAAAAACCCTTCGCTTTGGGTATATAGTATGCTTTGTTGTAAAAATGCTAATAGATGATGTTGTTTGTTGATAAGTATAGGATTCATAAAATATATATTATTTAATAGCTGTAATTGAGTACGAATATTGCGTTATTTAAATTAAAGCCTTAATTGTAAATTAGTGTAAATTTTCTTTGCTGTGAATCAGTAGATAACTATATTTGAAAAATCTTAATAGCGACTTGTTATCGTTATAATTTGTTAGAACTATTCATGCTTATATTTTGATTGTCTGTGCAAAATATGTAGCTATTGCTGATTACGTTTTTTGCTATTTTTTCTCTATAATCCATATTGGTTGGTCAGGGAATAAACTTGATTTAAAGGAATAATGAGTGATGAACGTTATAGATAATAATGCAAGGCAAGTGCTATTTGTTGTAGCTATTTTATTCAATACTCAGGCAATGTCATCATCTGTAGCTATAAATACAGATAGTAAAATTACTATTTCATCAAATGCTTATCTATTGAATAGCTATAAAAGAATAGAAGTAAATAAAGTATATAGGTTAATAGTGCCTTATCATATGTCTGTTGTATCATTTATGGGGAAACAGATAGAACTCAATGTAGTTATGAGTAAAGAGAAAGATAACTATGAACTAAAGTGTACTTCATATGCAGTTGGTAATAACAAAAGTGTTTGTGTAGTTACAATAGCTGATAAAGGTTTATACTATGCAAAATTTAAAAGTCATAATCAACATGATCGTTTTATAAATATACAGAGTCGGTATGTAAATACAGATGTCAATAAAAAATATGGATATTGTTATGAAGAAGTCATTAAGGGAGACGCCAATATTGCTGATTTGAAAAGTAAATTTAGTCGATATAATTGGTTGCAAACAATTATGTCAGTTTATGATAGGCGTTGGCAAAGTGGTGTTAAGCTAGTTAAAGCTCAAGCAAATGACCCTTATTTTTCTCAGTTTGTAAATAAGACAAATTTTAACAAAATGGCTGAATCTCTTATGGTTGCTATTCATGAAGAAACGCATATGTATGATCTTGACCCTAGTCGAACGGATTGGGAGCAGCAATTAACAGCATATGTTAATCAGCATTGGCAACCTAAAGTACCTATTCATGGAGGATTTCCACGTAGAGAAATTATCCCTTTATTAGAGTCAAATGTGACTAAACCATGGGATGATTTGTACTTGAGAGATCGCACCCAGGGTAGCTATTTAATGCAGGGTGTATTGAGTGAGCTTAATGCAGGGCTAACAGGATTGGTTGGTGTTGCTGTTGTAGGTGAATATATCGATGGATATGGTGCTAGTAATGCAATGGATAGTGCAGCGGCTTATATGTATCATTTACAACTTTATTTAAGACAAGCTAAGAAAATGCATTCTAGTTATTATAATAAAATAAAATCAGAAGAGCTTTTTAGAGACTTTATTCTAATTCAATGGCTTAGATTACACTATTATATCCAGCTAGCAAAAGGTTTTTCTATATTAGGTACCGATTACCAAGAAATTTTAGAATTATTATATAGACCTAATAACATCAAAGTTATAGAGGATATTACGGGTCACTCACTACAGTTAGATGGAGATAAAAGCTGCTTGTCCAGTGATGATCCATTTGAACCACCATTTTAAATATATAAATGAAGTTTTTGTGCAGTAATAAAACTAACCTCTAATGATAAATGGACTTTATACTGTAAGGACTACACAATGAATAATAATTTAACAAAATCATTTGCTTTGATCTTATCATCATGTATAGCTAGTATTGTATTTGCGGATAATAATATTCTACATGATCTGAATGAGGGAGATCCGCTTGTATACAGCAACGCTGACCAACCTAATGACCCTAAAGACAAAAAGAGAAAACCAAAGAGACCGCCACCTTTACCTCAACAAGTATTTGTAGATGTCAATGGTGATGGAAGTCTCGATAAAGTTGCTTGGGGTTCACCAAGGCATTCTTTATCAGTCACCTTTTTAGGCTATGGCGATGGAACATTTATTAAAAAAGGGTTGTTTCATGGTGATAAACATCTGCCTAAAAAAGCACCTAAAATCCTCAACTTTGCTGATGTCACAAATGATGGTAGAGCTGATAAAATAGTGACTGTTATGCCTCCTATGAAGAAGCCTCGGCCAAGACCTGATGATCATGATGCAACTGCAGATCCTCATCCAAAACCTAAACCAAAACATCCACCTAAAACACTAGTTTATTTAGGTATGGCTGATGGGACTTTCTCAAAAAGGCCAATGGGTATTACAAATGATTAGTTGCTAGGATAAAGAGTAGACTTAAGTAGGATAATTCATCAGATCTATCATTATCTGTTGAATTATCCTAGACTACATATTCAATTATACTGGAAAAACCTTCATTCAGACCAATTGGATAGGCGCTACTACTCAATAGAAAAAGAGTGTTTTGCGCTAGCACCTTTTAGGCAGGGCGGTGTATTTGGAATTGCTTTATTAGATGCATGATAGTGATATACACCAAAAGGATACTCAAGAGTTGGACCAAAGTGACCATTACATTGATCATATTTAGTTTGTGTCATACCAGGTAAGTCTTTATCTGCATAAAGAGGATACCCATCCATTGCATAGCCAAGAAGTGCATATGAATCTTGGCTAACATTAGAGCAAAAGACATCATAAATATTATTCTTCTTTAACACATGGTTTATTGTTTCAGGCTGCATATGAAAGTGGTAATAGCCGGAGGGGTCCACATGTCCGCCACATGGATCGATAGCTGGAACATTACCTGCTACTCCAGTACCTCCATCTGGCAATGGTGCTCCATTAATGACCGAAGGTGCAGGGCCTTCTATAGGGATGCCGTTTAAGGTAAATCCGACCATATCAAATACAGTATTATTAGGTGAAGGTACTGCTAAATCAGTAGGAAATACTGGAATAGTATAAGTAATGACTAAACTATCATCACGTTCTGCTTCAAAACAATAATTGAATTCACTATCAGTATTTTTGGGAAGGCTTATTCTTATATTGCCTTCATCATCGACTATATCAAAACCATCATTTTCCATAGACTCAAAAAATTGCCTTTTAAGTGCCTGAAAACCTGGATTTGTTATGCCATCGTAGTTATATAATCCACCGATATTATCTAGTGTTTTCGGGCAATAAGGCCCATCTGCTATGGGATTACTGTTAAAAGAAAATTGATAACAAACAGTAGACAGATTATTTTCTAGGATGCATGGAATAACTAAAACTTGTTTGACAAATGGAATTCTTGTTATAACGGAGTCAAGTAGATGTTTGCTTATTGCTATTGATGAGTTGTCAGCATCAGTAGAGAACGAGCTAGTTAATATAAATAAGCCAAAGAAGATAGAATTAACATGAATAGACTTTATGCTTATATTCTGAAAAGACAAAGTTGTACTCGCTTTGTGCTGAAAAATATCAAGGCTTAAGAAATAATAAGATGAAATCCAATTCCTGCGATAGATGCACCAATATAACGAAGCAGCTGCCATCCTTGTTTTATTTTTGAGGCACTAATGCCGATCAAAACACCAATAATATGAATGCCTGCTGTACCAATAATAAATCCAACAGCGTATAACTGTGGTTCCGCTAAAAATGGCATCTCAGTACCATGGGCATGCCCATGAAAAATGGCAAATATTCCAACAAAAAAAATTGTTATGATAACGGGGATTTTCTTGTCCGCAGCAAGGGCAACACCCAAAATAAGTACTGAAAATGCTATACCTAGTTCTACAGAGACTAATGCTACTTCATTTATTCCAAGTATCCCTCCCATTAGCATAAAGCTGACAAAGGCTAAAGGAATTGTCCAAATAGTATTTCCTCCTATTTGAGCACTTAAAATCCCTACACTCAACATCGCTAATAAATGATCAAAGCCAAGCACTGGATGGGCTAAGCCTGCACCAAAGCCTCCTCCAAATCCTCCTTCGTGACTATAACCTATATTAGGGTAAAAAATTAAACTACTTAGTAAAGCACCAACTATTTTTTTCATATTAAAGTGACTATAAATATAATAGGAAGCCTGTTACAAACAGTGGCAACAGGCATGTATATATACCCTATATTTTGAGGGGGTATATGGCTATTTCATTACGTTAATTAATTTGATTGAGGTCTTACAGTTGATATTCGCTTAATAGTGCACCGTTCTCTAAAGTATTTATCCTCCTCCATTAGCACAATATCAACGGGCGTTTCATTTTTAAAAGCTGTTAAGGCAAATTTAATGAGATGCTGTCTATCTTCTGTATTTCTGATAGCTGCACGAGTAATATCACAATTTGGTGAATTATAGCCACCTTCAATCTGTATTTGAACAAGATTAGAGTGGATATCATCGTCAGGTCCAGAAAAGCTAATGCCTGTAATTTTACCTGATGCGTTAGTTAAAGAATGAGCTGATAATAAAAAAGCCATTATTGCAATATTAGCTAATTTTTTCTTCATTATTGAATTCCTTTTATATTGTTAGCGCATTTATTGCTGTGTAAATTATTCAATAACCAGTTGATCTTTAGCAAGATTGCCTTTTAGACAGGTTGGTATGTTTACTGGTGAGTTGATATCTGCATGATAATGATATTCCCCCCAAGGATAGTGCAAAGTAGGGCTGATATGTCCATTGCACTCATCAAGATCTGTAGGGGGTATTCCTGTAAATTCGAAACTGCCATAAATAGGAAAACCGTCCATTGCATAACCAATTAAGTCTGAGTCGAATTTTTGATGCACTCCCTGACATTGGGTGTCATAAATATGGTTTTTTATAAATATGTTATTTATTGTTTCTGGAAATATATGTGAGTGATAGAAACCTTCATTTATATGTCCACCACACGGGTCTAATGCAGGGATACTCCCCCCACGTTGACCATCAGGTCCTGTGACCACAGAAGGAGGCAAGCCATTGATAGGTAATCCAATCAGTGAAAGCCCAACTATATTTGATGCACTACTCATTGGTGTTGGTTCTGCAGCATAACTTGGATATGCTGGAATATAATAGGTCAATTTTAAACTGTAGTCATGCTCTGCTTCAATACAGTAGGCATATTTAGGATTAGGGGGTTGTCCTGGTATTGCTAATGTAAATCGAATATTGCCTTGGTCATCAACAATGTCGTAACCATCTTTTTCCATGTCTTCAAAAAGATCTCTTTTCAGCACTCTTAGACCAGGGTTGGTTTTGCCATCATAAATATAAATACCCCCTACATCATTTATTGTTTTAGGGCAGTAAGGCCCATCTTTTATAGGATTACTCTTCACTGAAAGCTCAAAACACAATGCTTCTTGATTGTTTTCAAGTGTGCAATTCACTAGAGATATATTTTTTAAGAAGTGTTCTGTATTGAAATATGCTGGATTAAGGACTACGGATTGAGGTGTATAAGTGTTTACTATTGGTTTGGCGTTGCTAATCTCTGTAAATACAGTAGAAATAAAAACTATATTTAATAGTTTGTAAAAATTATTCATGCGAATTTCCTTATGTCCATCTTATTATATTTTAACTACGCTTAAGCTTTGCATGATAAGATGATGGTAATATACAATATAAAACTTCTGATTTATTATGCACTTAATATCAACAAGGTATAAAACAGTCAAATGCCTTTACGTAATATTTACACTGATGCATTAGTTGCATGACTCCTAAAAGTAATAAAGCAAGCATATAACCTAATAGGCTTATATGCTGTAAAATATATGTCATGCATTGGTAATGCTTGGTTGATTGTAAAGCTTATTGATGGTGTTTGATTAATTTGCTAATAATTTTATTCCGGTAGTGGTTTGATATATGCTAGTGCAAATATTGGTTTACTCAATTGGCTTTAAAGTAGTCTGCTTTATAGTAAGGTTTATTTTTGTAAGTATAATCTGGCTAGGTTGAAAAATCTGCAATTAAAAAAATAAATGAAAAATAGGTCGCTATATTTTATAAATAACTAGTATACCCAGAGTGTAGGGTATATCTCTTTAGAGCTGTTGGTTTTTGTCTGAATTTTTGTGGCTTTGCTTTTTTCTGAAAGGGTTTTTGAAAGGGCTTTTGAAAGTCAGTTGATGGATATTTCTGAAAGTTTTTTGAGTTAACATAGTGTTTATTGAAAATATTAAGGACAACAAAGATGAAACGTCGTACTTTTGTCAAAGGACTAAGTTTTGGATTGACTGCTGTATCAGCAGGTACCGCTGCTGTAAACCTTTTAAGTTCAGCTGAATCTCTTAAAGCAAGTCAATTAAAAGCAATAAGTGACTACAATCAACTGAATATTCCTCCACTGCTTGAGAATCCCTATTCTACACGTTATAAAGTTCCTCCTATGTATGTTCAGGATACATTTCATGAATTTTATCCTGGTAAACCCGCTAGTGCCGTAGGAATTTCTACATTATATAGCCAGTGTTCTTATTTAGGTCCCACTATAAAGGTTAAAAGAGGTGACATTGTTGATTTTGAAATGTACAACTTCCGTCAAGAGGAAGTGACCAATCACTGGCATGGTCTGCATATACCTGGTTATATAGATGGGGGGCCTCATCAAGTTATTAATGTTGGTGAGAAACTGTGTACAACGATGCATATTAATCAAGAGGCATCAACGAACTGGTATCATTCACATACTTGTGAAAAAACAGCCGAACAGGTATATATGGGGCATGCAGGTATGTTTATCATTGAGGATGAGCATTCAAAAGCCCTTGGGCTGCCTGACCTATATGGCGTAAATGATATCCCTGTTATCTTTCAAGATAAAATAATTGATGACACTGGTCAGCAAATATATGACACGAGAGGAAAGCCTGTATTCCTTGGGGATAAATATTTAGTCAATGGTACCTTAAACCCCTATAGTATTGTGCCACCAGGATGGGTAAGGCTTAGAATTCTCAATGCATCAAATGGTAGAGATTTTGAAATTTTCTTTTTGGATGAGCGTCCATTTTGGGTTATAGCTTCAGATGGTGGTTTTTTAAATCAGCCAGTTAAAAAAGACAGTTTATTAATACCACCAGGTGAACGGTTTGAAATTATGGTTAACTTTACGGGTGAGCCTGGCATTATCAGTAATTTTTATGCTAAAACAATCATTGATTTGCAATATGAAGAAGAGTTTGAACTATTATGTTTGGTAACAAGTACTGTCCCTGGCCCGCTTGCAACTTTGCCAGAGCAGTTAAGGCATGAATTCATTGATTGGGAAACAGCTGCAGCTAATGCTCCATCGGTAACCAGGAAGTTTAATTTGAGTGCAAGTGCAGATATGTCTGAACATTACATTAATGATAAGCTATTTGATATGCGAGTGATTAATCATGCAATTCCTATCGATACTTATGAGGTTTGGGAAATAACCTCGACAAGTGGTCCTCATCCGTTTCATGTTCATGGTTGTTCATTTTTAATTTTATCGATTAATGATAAACCTCCTGGTATGGAGTATCGTGGTTGGAAAGACGTAGTACATCATACTCCGCCAGATATACCGCCGGGTACACAACCAGAAGCTGGACAGGTATTCTCTGCAAAAATTTTGATAAAATTTAGCTACCCAACATATCGTAACCCTAATAATCCTGTTAAGGGTAAAGAAGCCGCTAAGGTATTAGCTAATCATATGCCTTATATGTACCATTGTCATTTTTTAGAGCATGAGGATAAGGGAATGATGGGACAGTTTACAGTTTATCATGATAAGTGAAATAATCTTGTTGAAAGAAAAATAAAAACAAGCTCTATATGGGGAAGTGAAATGGATCGACGGCAGTTTTTCACTGTTGTTTCAGGTGTAGGGTTATTAAGTGCTTTCTATTCTTGTAGTCGACAGAAAAATGGTGATATTAAGTATGAAATTACAAGTAACGATAACTTACTATTTATTCCGCCATTACTATATGAACCACTAGCTGACTTTTATCAGCTACCAGATATATTGATTAGGAATACTTATCATCACTTTTTTTCTCAACAAGCGTCGACAGCGATTGGAATGTCAACTAGTCAGCAAACAGTCAGTTATTTAGGTCCTACGATTAAATTTAAACGAGGTGATGTTGTTGGAATAAAAGTCAAGAACCAAACGAATGAGATCACCATGAATCACTGGCATGGTTTGCATATTCCTAGCAATGTTGATGGTAGTCCTCATCAAATGATAAGCCCAGGAGAAAGTTGGAGGGTGACCATGCATATCCAACAGGAAGCAGCAACTTGCTGGTATCATCCTCTTAACTATAGTGTAGGATCAAAACAGCTTTACTCAGGATATGCTGGAATGATTATTATCGAAGATGAGCATAGTATGTCCTTAAATTTACCTACTACTTATGGCCTTGATGATATACCACTTATTTTTCAAGACAAAAACTTTAATGTAGAAGGCCAACAAATATACAATAGTCAGCCTGGTAAGCTCTTTAAGGGAGATACGTTAGTAGTCAATGGAACAGTTAATCCCTATATATCAGTTGCACCTGGTTGGATTCGACTTAGATTATTAAATGCATCTAATAGCCGTATCTTTGAACTTTCATTATCTGAAAAAAAAGCGTTTTATAAAATTGCTTCTGATGGAGGACTATTAAATGAACCTGTAGCAATGACAGCAGTAACACTTGCTCCTGAAGAACGGTGTGAAATTATGCTTTTTTTGAAGGAAAAACAAAATAATATTGCTATGTTGGCCATTGATAAAGTAGACACTAGTTTTTCAATGGTTGCTCTTAAAATAAAAGTTGAAGATATTGCATGTACTGAAACTGTACTACCAAATCAGCTAAGATCAAGCAAACTAACGGTTAACTATGCATTAGCTAATTTACTTCCAGTTAACAAACAGATAAATATACAATCCAATAACTTATCTAGTGAGCAATTTAAAAGTAATATGCTATTCGCTGCTGATAAAATTGAAAACAACTCAACACGAGAAGAAAACGAAATTTGGGAAATATCATTATCAGGTGTTTACTCTTTTCATGTGTACGGTGGGTCATTTTTAATAATTAGTATTGATGGGCAAGAGCCAGAGGTTGACTATAGCGGGTGGCAAGATACGCTGATTTTCTCTAAAAATTTAGCTAGACTAAAGGCTATCCAAAAAATAAAAATATTGATAAGGTTTAATTTTTATACTTATCGTCAAGGTGTTAATCGTTTTCAGGCGGGAATCCATCCTTCAAACCTAAAACTCCATGTTCCTTATTTATATTACTGCCGCTCTTTAGAACAAAGTGGTGTCAGTAAAATCGGCCAATTTTCTGTGACAGATAAGGTTTGAAATTTATATACATGCTTAGCTATTTTAATAAGTGTAAAAATTTCGTAAATTCTATTGAAACAGTATTATTTTAACCAACATAATCAGTTACTTGTGAGATTTGATTAAGTTTCTTGAGTCCCTTAACCCGTTCACTGATCGGCTGTGATCTATACCTAGTGAACGGGCTTTTTTCATTTCATATTCTACCTGTAATAAAATTTTAGCTAATATTACTTATACATGGATAAGTTCCTCTAGGGTGTTGATGAAATATTGGACTATATTACGTTGCAGGTGCTTTTTCCATTGCTAAAGGAATGAATTTGCTGGAGTGTATGAATGCTGAATAAATGGTTGAAGAGTAAATTTAGTTTACCTCTTATTGCTATTGCTGGGTTAACCTTGGCAGCTTTAGCTGTTAAGCAAAAGCCCGAAATTGTTCGTGCTGAACAAACAAAAGTATCTCGTAAGGTTTGGTATATTGATGTTGAAGAAATACCGCTTAAAGCAAGAGCAATAGGCTATGGTACTGTTCAGCCGGAAACAACATTAGCAGCTAATGCACAAGTAGCAGGAAAAGTTGTATATGTTCATCCTGATTTAAAGAAAGGAGGTAGTATCAATAAAGGAGTAAAAGTACTTCAGATTGATACTACTGACTATGAGCTATCAATTAGTCAAGCGAAGGCAAACCTGGCTGTCTATCAGGCTAATTTAAAGGAACTGGAAGTTGAAAAGCAAAATACCCAAATCCTACGCGAAATTGCCAAGCGTAACTATGAAATAGGAAAAAGTGAACTTGAGCGTAAAAAGCAATTACATAAACAACAATCAGTGTCACAGTCAACGGTGGACATGGAAGAACAGAAAGTTCTTGCATTACAAGAGCAGTTCCAAAGCTTACAAAACACCTTGACTACTTTGCCCAGCCGCCGAGCAGTCATTGAAGCTCAAATTATGCAAGCTAGTGCACAATTGAAAGAACAACAAAAAAATCTAGAACGTACGACAATTACAATGCCGTTTAAAGGGCGCATTGGAGAAGTTCATATTGACTTAGATGAATATGTTAATACTGGAGCAAAGCTGTTTGATGCAAGCAATATTGGTCGTGTGGAAATTCATGCTCAATTACCTATGAAACACGCCAGGGCGTTAGTGCTTGGCGTGGATCGTTCAATTCTAACGAGGGAGCCTCCATCCCCTCAAAAGCTTTTACAAGCTCTTAACCTTGATGTCACTGTACGATTAGTGGGAACTCTAAAAAAAGCCAGTTGGAAAGCAAAAGCTGTTCGCCTTGGTGAAGAGATAGATCAAACCAGTCGTACAGTATCTTTTATTGTGGTAGTAGACAGTAGTTATGAAAAAGGTATTCCGGGGGAACGACCACCGTTGTTAAAAGGAATGTATACCGAAGTTGAGTTTCAGTCAGCAGCACAACCTCGGATAGTGGTTCCCCGGCAAGCCATTCACCAGGGAAAGGCTTATCTTGCTAGTAAAGATAATACTTTACAAATAAAGCTGGTAAAAATTGAGTTTTTTCAAGGTGAATTAGTAGTCATTGCTGAAGGAGTGCAGCCTGGTGATAGGTTAGTAACAAGTGATGTGATTCCTGCTGTTTCAGGCATGCAATTGAATTTGGCGCATAATGAAAAGCTCCAAGAGACCATTAAGTTATTAGCAAGTGGTAAAGGAGATTTTAAATGATCCGGTATTTTGCTAGCCATCCTACCGCTGCGAATGTATTAATGTGGGTGTTTTTGCTGCTTGGTATGGTGGCTATACCCAGTATGAAAAAAGAAACCTTTCCAGTCATTGAGAAGTACGAAGTAGAAGTATCGGTAGCCTATCCTGGCGCTAGTGCAAGCGACGTCGAAGAAGGTATATGTCAACCGTTGGAGGATGCAACTGATGGTATCAACTATATGGAGGAAAAAAGCTGTGAAGCAAAAAACAGCACAGGAATAATGACGTTAAAAATGCAGGAGCAGGGAGATATGCTCCAGTTTATTGATGATATTAATCGAGCCGTTGATGGTATTGACAGCTTTCCAGAGGATGCAGAAGATCCAATTGTTCAAGAATTAAATTTAACCAGTCAAGTGATTAGTATTGCTGTTAGTGCCGATACGTCCAGTACAGAGCTAAAATATCTAGCTGAATATTATAAAAGCAAGTTGCTTCAACAACCCAATATTCCCATTGTCGATATTCAAGGATTCTCTGATAGGTTATTAAAAATAGAAGTTGAAGAT
It encodes:
- a CDS encoding multicopper oxidase family protein, which gives rise to MSTSQQTVSYLGPTIKFKRGDVVGIKVKNQTNEITMNHWHGLHIPSNVDGSPHQMISPGESWRVTMHIQQEAATCWYHPLNYSVGSKQLYSGYAGMIIIEDEHSMSLNLPTTYGLDDIPLIFQDKNFNVEGQQIYNSQPGKLFKGDTLVVNGTVNPYISVAPGWIRLRLLNASNSRIFELSLSEKKAFYKIASDGGLLNEPVAMTAVTLAPEERCEIMLFLKEKQNNIAMLAIDKVDTSFSMVALKIKVEDIACTETVLPNQLRSSKLTVNYALANLLPVNKQINIQSNNLSSEQFKSNMLFAADKIENNSTREENEIWEISLSGVYSFHVYGGSFLIISIDGQEPEVDYSGWQDTLIFSKNLARLKAIQKIKILIRFNFYTYRQGVNRFQAGIHPSNLKLHVPYLYYCRSLEQSGVSKIGQFSVTDKV
- a CDS encoding efflux RND transporter periplasmic adaptor subunit — translated: MLNKWLKSKFSLPLIAIAGLTLAALAVKQKPEIVRAEQTKVSRKVWYIDVEEIPLKARAIGYGTVQPETTLAANAQVAGKVVYVHPDLKKGGSINKGVKVLQIDTTDYELSISQAKANLAVYQANLKELEVEKQNTQILREIAKRNYEIGKSELERKKQLHKQQSVSQSTVDMEEQKVLALQEQFQSLQNTLTTLPSRRAVIEAQIMQASAQLKEQQKNLERTTITMPFKGRIGEVHIDLDEYVNTGAKLFDASNIGRVEIHAQLPMKHARALVLGVDRSILTREPPSPQKLLQALNLDVTVRLVGTLKKASWKAKAVRLGEEIDQTSRTVSFIVVVDSSYEKGIPGERPPLLKGMYTEVEFQSAAQPRIVVPRQAIHQGKAYLASKDNTLQIKLVKIEFFQGELVVIAEGVQPGDRLVTSDVIPAVSGMQLNLAHNEKLQETIKLLASGKGDFK